In Pristiophorus japonicus isolate sPriJap1 chromosome 3, sPriJap1.hap1, whole genome shotgun sequence, the sequence ttgaatacaactgagtggcttgctaggccatttcagagggtagttaagagtcaggcacattgctgtgggtctgcagtcacatgtaggccagaccaggtaaggatatcAGATTCCCTTCCCTACAGGACATTGGTGAAcgaggtgggtttttacgacaatctgaaagTTTCATGGTTAccgttactgatgctagctttttttccagatttatttaactaactgaatttaaattccccagctgccacggtgGGAGTTGAACACATGTtcctggatcattagtctaggcctctgaattactagtccactaacataaccactatgctactgtactccTCTGCTTCCCTCACCTCCTTGAAGAGCATCCTCaaaacccacctttttgaccaaTATTTTGTTTAACCCTCATACTTTTTTCTCTGACAGCAACACTGAAGGGAAATAGGTTTGGATAGTCATATGCCTAGTGGACATAGATCAACCATTTTTTGCTCTCATATTACCATCAGATTATCTCACAATTGGCAGTGATTCTCAGAAACCCTTCCGCTCAATGAAAACTCAGCATCATTTTGAGTTTATTACCTATTATGCTCATGACAGAACACCCATAATGCACTGTCACTCACGGGACATCCTCCTTATTTTCTACATTAAAAAAATGCTTTAGGAATGTGGGTGACGCTGGCATTCCTAGTTGCCCTGCGGAAGAGGCAATTAGCCTTCTTGCACTCCTTGTGgtgtgaggcagggaattccaggactTTCACCCAGTAAAAATGAAGGAATAGGGATATATGTCCAGGTCAGGATGGTTTTGACAGAGGGGaagttgaaggtgatggtgttcacaaCATATTTCTGCTCATGTTCTTTCCGTTGGTTGAGGTTGAGGTGCTGTTGAGATAACCTTGGTGcactgctgcagtgcatcctgtagaaagTATATACTTCAGCCACTATACGtcagtggtggagggggtggatatcTTTTAAGTGCAAGCTTGCATCAAACAATGTTTTCTGTATTTACACCTGAACTTTATCTCTATTTACAGCCTGATGACTATTAATAAAGACTCTGTCAAAAGAGATGAACTTGAAACAAGATTGCAATTTTTAAAGGTATTTTTCCCAAGCTTTTGCTGTATGTCAGTTGAATTGTGAAAAAATTGATTGAGCAGCACACGCACAACATGAAACGGAAAACTGCGTCAGCTAATTTATCTTGTAAAACTCATAAGGAGAAAGTGCAATGAATATAAGTAAAAGTAATTATTCATGTTATAGTAGTTTGTGGTCTGCTCTATGATatttcatgtggcagcatggctctcataggaacataggaacaggagtaggccattaagccactcgagcctgttctgccattcaaaaatatcatggctgatctgtgacctaactccatataccatctttggcccatatcccttaatatgtttagttaacaaaaagttatcaatctctgatttaaaattaacaattgatctagcatcagttgccatttgtggaagggagttccaaacttctaccactcgtgTGTAGAAATATttattaatttcactcctgaaaggtctggctctaatttttatgccccctagtcctagaatccccaaccaatggaaatagtttctctcatcTAAAGAAAAAGTGATGCTGCATTTTTTTGTAGCACACATATTGCtggactacaggaggatatcaatcaactggtcaggtgggcagaacagtggcaaatggaatttaattccgagaagtgtgaggtaatgcacttggggaggcctAATAAGGAAAagatatacacattaaatggtaggtcacttagaagtgtagatgaacaaagggaccttggagtgtttgtccacagatccctgaaagtagcatgccaggtggataaggtggttaagaaggcatacggaatgcttgcctttattggccaaggtatggaatacaagagcagggaggttatgctgaaattgtataatactttggttagaccacagctggaatactgagtgcagttctggtcgccgtattataggaaggacgtgattgcactggagagggtgcagaggagatttacaaggatgctgcctggaatggagaatcttagctatgaggacagattggataggctgggtttgttctccttggaacagaggaggctgaggggagacctcattgaggtgtataaaattttgaggggcctggatatagtggatagcaagggcctatttcccgtggtggaggggtcaattacgagggggcataggtttaaggtggttggtggaagttgagaggggttttgaggagaagcttctttacgcagaaggttgtgggcgtctggaactcactgcctggaaaggtggtagaggcagaaaccctcatcacatttaaaaggtgcttggatgtgcacttgaagtgccgtaacctgcagggttatggacctagagctggtaaatgggattagactggataacctcttgtcggctggcgcagacacaatggtaaGTCCTGCAAGGgatctaatacagccagagtggtctcctggagtatcgatcgcctggatgggtcagagaggaattttcccagatttttttccccaattggcctgggtttttaatctgttttttgcctctcgcaggaaatcgcatggctccgggcaagttggagtgtaaaatgttgcgatacatggggtatcgcagttgtgaggggtggactggttgggttggatgctctttacctgtccgccattattcactgttcataggtttatatgtaatcttcagggctgctgaccgagggcgtgtgggccgaaatggcctcttttgctctgtaaatttctatgtttctatgtttctattaaaataAAGCCTCCCTGTAGATGTTTTGTGTATTTTTGTATTTTATCAACACTCTGCCTTCCTGTGTCTCTTAGAAAACACTTAGAGAAAAATGGGTGGAGTACAGATCACTTATGCTACAGGAACAACGCCTAGTTCATGGTAAGTTTCTTTAGGAAACCACAATGTAACATAATTTTAATTCTAGCACAAATTTTTAAATTTAGTTTGGAAACTTTTCATGTTATGGGATATTTAAAACGAAGGAGTAAAATGGTATGATTCAAAATTCTTTATATTTCTATTTCTGGTGAATTTGTATGCATCAAGGTGAGGGATCTCAACACTAGTGAATAAACACGATTCCACCTTTTGCATCCAGTGTGCATTCTTGCACATCAAGAACACCCAGTGCACCTATAGCATAGACAGATATAGAATAAAGCTTCCTATGTCTACTCTAACAATGTGCCCCAGCTCCAGTCTTGGAAGATAACTCCTATTGAGCCAATGTTTTTTTTGTTTCCCATGCCAACCATCCTATTGTTTTTATGCGTGAAATTGGTCATTTAATGCCAATTTGTGGGTAGTTCTGTACGGTAGGGCTGTATCCACAAGGAACTGAAATGAGACTTCCCAAGCTACAGGACCCTTGTTGTCAGCAGACAGATAGTGCAGTCGATCTGCATTGGATTTAAACCGAGGCACTGCAAATTCTGTAGGCTCTGTAGTCTATAAAAGAATATTGTAATAATTTCACCCACCAGCATCCTAAATTTGTGTTATTTTAAAGTGATTTTATGGGGTGGAGAATTATTTACTTTCTCTTGCCTTGTTAATTGTTTTCCCTTGCAGGGTGTTTCCCATCATGCATTCTGTTGCTGGGGAGACAGAGAAAAGGCTACAATGTGGACTTTTCCATAACTGCAGAGTATTAAGTTTGGTTTTCCAGCAGGAACAATCCACTTAAGTGATTTATTTGGTGGGTCTGTCTTTGGCTGGATTTAGTTAGATTGGAATCTACCCAGTCTTAAGCATTCATCATCACATTCAAATCTAAATTTAAGTTGAATGATTTGCCATTTTGAGTGGATCTTTTCATTCTGTGAGATCTGAAGCAAGACTTTAACAGCTTGCAAGTTTTTGCAGGCAAATGGTGGGGTGTTAGATTGATGGTATTATTTTTACTAAATATAGGATTCCTCTTTAGAATTGCTCATTTTAATAGCATTCAGAACTTTAAATCAGGATCAAAGAGCATGAGGCAAGACAGACTACATTAAATGACACATATCCATCTACACTATTtcaatttctaggactcctgaggaACAATAGTACAACGGAATCTGCAGAATCCTTTCTATGCAGCAATATTGCTTTATTTGGATCAGCCACACGGAACAAGGAAAGATTTTCTAGTGACAGCAGCTGCAGGAGCCAACTCAGCTTAATGACTGATGACAGCGAGGATGGAGTCTTCCATCTCAGTGAGTTTGATGACTCAGCCATTGGGAGGCACTGTAGGCGCAGCAGTATGGATGAAGAATGCCTCTTCCACAGGGAAACTGCTATGTTCACGCCAAAAACCCaactgagcaggagcaggagcattaGTGTGACCAGCAGCGGGAGTGGACATATGTCTCCATCATGGGACTTGCACAGTGGCTGTGGGACAGTTCCTCGAAAAAACAAAAGACCAAGTGTTAGGAAGCGCCTCATGAAATTCATTCCAGGCTTAAATAGGGCAGTGGAAGAGGATGAGAGTTATTTTTAGATTTTCATCTTAATAATTTAATGCAGTAGTGGTACTGCTAGTTTCATTGTAGCATTAAGGAGCAATAAGAAACGGTGGCATTAAACCATTAAAAAAATCTCTGACTGCAGGCTGGATCTGTGTGTTATCAGGAGATGTAGTAAAACCTCTTAGACAAATTGTATAGCTTTAATCAAAAATTAACTTCTCTTTATATTTTTGCATAATCCACTTTGTTCCTATAATCAACAGAGCCATTGGGATCCAAGTATTGAAGGTGGGGTTCATTGAGCAATATGTTCACATTTCATATGAAATAGTGCTTCTATAAGCTTCTGACTTTAGAAGTCATAGTTTAAGAATTATTAGATTGTTCTGAAATGACATTATTGTTAGTGCACTCCTATACAATGATTACTTATCTAATGATCTGTCAAAAGTATATTAAAAAAAAGCAAGAAAAGCATCCATTTTTTCTGATCTGGGACTGGAAACGTACAAGTTGCTGGCAATTTGcaaactccccccgccccccgccccaggcAGCAACTAAACTCGGATTGACCTTAGAACCTCTTTGAACCAGTTCCCACAGGGAGCGTTTGAGAAGTGGCCTTAAAAGAACAGGCTGAGTTATCAGCTAAGCATCACAACATGCCCGACAGGCCTCAGTCTGCCTGTGAATGACACCATGAAAAATTAACTAGATTGTTTAGATAAGTTTGCAAGTCTTGAAAGGCCTACAATGATccaaaaaattacattaaaactggaGGAAACGTCTTCATTTTTATTTAATACAGTAAGACTGGCCCTGAAAATCTATTGTTCTAACCACTGGTGCTGTTAAGCACTGACCCCACAGAGTTTGCAGATTCGGCCGGAGTGCATCCTAATTTGCTTGGAGCCAATGGGTGCCTGATCCACTACGGGCGTACTTAAGGCATCCACCTGCTCCATGCAGCCAGAAAGTCCAGTGCCAACTAACCAATAGGGGATAGGGAGATTCCACCGCCACCTCCTCAAGACTCTATATTGCCTCCCGCTCCCCCTCTGCAAAGGGATCTCTACAATTTTAGAAAAATACTTACAATTTCTTTGGATATCCGAGCTCCCCTCAGTTGGACCTTCCCATCTTGTTTCCCAATCCCCTGCCATCTCACCCCAACACACCATCAACAGGATCCACTTTCGCCCATCCAGAGGCTGGTACACCTCCTCATTTGACCTCCAGATCTACATTGGGTCCTGACTGAGCCAGGGAAGCAGGAAACTCCAAGGTAGAGAGTCCTTACCCCAGAGCCAGCTCCCTGATGTCACTGGCCTTTAAACGGCGGGCAGAGGTTGCACCCATTACAAGGCCAACTGGAAAATccaagtttcaaaggggtaataaagaccacacctggagtactgtgcacagttttggtctccttatctgaggaaaggCATACTTGTCttcgaggcagtgcaacaaagattgatccctaggatgagacgattgtcctatgaggagggattgagtagattgggcctatactctgtggagtttagaagaatgagaggtgatctcattgaaacatacaagattctgaaggggattgacagggtcgatgctgagaggttggagAATCTAGatctagggacatagtctcaggataaggggttggccatctaagactgagatgaggaagaatttattcactcagagggttgtgaatctctggaattctctacccaaaaggctgtggatgcttagtcattgagtatattcaaggctgagatagatagatttttggactctaagggtttCAAGGGATATGAGaatcatgcaggaaagtggagctgaggtcaaagatcagctgtgatcttattgaatgatggaacaggctcgaagggccgtatggcccactcctgctcctaattcttaagttcttatgttctaaataaaGGCAAACTCTGTTAGTTTGCCGTTATTACCCATCGCAAATTCCGACCAGTGTGTCTTGACAGTGCCAATTAAATAGGTTCTTATGCTTACTAGTACAAATATGCTTTTCACTCTTAACATTTAAGCTGACTTGGGGAGATCTGCAAATGTAAGTTATAATTGCAAACAAAGAATATTAGATAGTGTACATGGTTTGCAGTGCATACTGATCTATATGATACTTTTGCTGAAATTTTTACTAAACCATGAAATCCTTACACAAAGATAATGTTAAGTTCAGCACTATAATATAAGATAAATATTGCTGACTTCTAATTAACAATTTGAAAAATGAATTTGGAAAAGCAGAAATCTGATAATACAAAGAACCAGTAGACTCATTCTGAAACCATCAATGTAGATGGAAAAAAGTGTCTGAACCGATAATCTGATTCAAATGTTATTGAGAGGTTTAGAGTGTTACCAACGGTGAATAACTGTTTCTTTTTTTTCATATTTGTACAAAGTTCATGTTTCATTATGCAGTGACTACAAGGGATTAATTTTATTTGTGGTATAGGATACAGCTCCATATAGTCAGTGCCAATTGCCATATTGATTACATTAATGTGCATTCAAACCAAAATTAAGTCATGGGATGGAGAGAACTACGAAATTAGATGAAAGGATGTGTAACATTTGCAAATTGATGCCAGTATAATAATTAAATTAGAAACTACTTAAACCAATGATCTTTTCAGAATGACTTAATTGGGACAATTATTTTAGAAATACTTAACCTGTTGATTGTGTGTGATCTACATCCAGTTAGATTGTGATTATTGAATCCACTGTAATATCTAGTTGTACATAGATACAACACTGGAAAATGATATGCTGTACTGATAACAATAAAAGATTTGTTGGTTTTAGGTCCTGATATGCTTTAGCAGAAAGGTATACAGAGTCAAGGTAAAGTCTGAATATAAGGTGAAACTCTTAGACTAAACAAAATGCTGTTGTGAGGCAAAACTCAATGGGTATTTCACCCTGATTATTTCTGCGTAACAGTTGCTGTTTAAGGGGCATTGTTGGCCGTTGAAATATTGCTGCTCCCTGTGATGTGAAGAgcagtttaattgaaaaaaaatctGCTATCTTCTTCAGAGGTGAAATATAGTTGCGAGATTATTCAGAATTTAATTTTGAATTAATATACTGTGACAGGTATAGAAAATCAAAAACAACATGTGCACTCTGGAAGTTGATATTTTCTTTGTAGTTATTTTCTATACAAAGTTACCCATGAAAATCAAAGTTTATGTTATGTATATATGATCATTTTTATGATGTGTGAGCAAATGGAAGGTCATTAGTTTTCCTATCCATTTTGAACTTTGAAAGTAGTGGGCCTGGCACTGATGTAATAGAATTTTTTACCTTGGGCTTTTTAATTAAATGTTCCGAATATTTTCAATTTTAATTGATACCTATACTTGAAGTTCATTGTCATTCTTACACCAGTTAGACTATCATTAGATGTGAACTAAAAATATACTcacgcacaaactcacacacactaactaacGCGACATTTACTTTATTAACTCTATAGACACAATTTGGGCTGGATATCAGCTCGGAGGCGcggagggatggggtggggggctgTTTTGAGGTCGGGTAAACCCTTAAATAATTTTTTCTGTAGGTTTCCCAtccacagccagcctgattgatgGGCTTGTCGGTCGGGAAACCCTGCAGCACAAGACCACAGCCAAGCTGGGCTGAGAGCAGGTAAGTCTAGTTATGGggtgggagagattgtgggagtgggGGACGGTAGTGCTTGAAGGGGTGGGAAGGACCGATCACGTGGTGGATGCAGATGATGGTCGAGGGGTTCCAATTGCCGGGGGACAGATGGTGctctgtgggtgggaggggggggcggggtatCCAAtcgcgggggggttgggggtggcgggagcagatggtgattgggaggaacagatggtggttgggggacgGGTCTGATcgttggggggagaggcagatggCGGTTGGGAGGAGCAGATAATGGTCGGGGGAGGTGGTGGGGTTTACTGAGTCATTTGTTAGGCCTGTTCCTCCTGACAAGGCACTTACCTTATGGATTCAGTAAAGGCACTTAGCTTATGGATTCAGCCCGTCTCGCCTCCTTTCACCTACCGGGTGTCCTGACGCTGGGGAAACCCGGCCGGCTGTGAttaaaaatagaatgactgttttaatgaaggcacgcagcctcattaaaatattcaaATGACCAACCGCCGCCTGCGAGCGGATTGGtcgcctgccccttgtcccgcctccattGAAACTGGAAGTGGATAGATTTAAGgcgggttgggttcctgtttcagatttttagctTCTTGACCTCCAGCCCGGAACGAACCCACCCGTTTCTGGGGGTTAAAATGCCCCCAATGCTTCACACCTAAAGTGCTAACATTCATCAGTATAGGATAGATGTGCTCAAGCTGTTTGGGTCACATTGGCACATACCATTGAGCCTCAGGGACCGCATATAACATTTAAATTCATTAATTTGCATAAATTGTAAGTTGATGCTAATACCTCTTGGGCCTAGAAATCCGATAACATGGGAAAACGGGCGGTGCCACTGTGGGGCCAAGTTAACTCACGCTTGTAAAAAGAGCACAGGCAGCAccgttattttggtgctgcctgctgatttaaatgattgGAGCGCAGAACCTACCATGCAACGCGCTGTTTCAGGTGGTGCGctgagcaggaggcccaatgtagcatgGCCGTAGCGTCCCTGAAGTGAGGCAGCATTatcttaaagctagcctgtcattttagaaagcggaCTCAagaccttaaaggggaactgccttctaaaaataGGCTGTCCTTAGTCTTACAGCTCAACTTCCTTCTGACAAGATAgcattaaaaataattccaaaatggcCGTCTTCGACTCTTAAAGCTGATCTGTACGttaaaaaaaatggtaaaagtgcttcagcactgacacaaatggctcaacaaaccAGGAAAAGGGCACCGAGGGTCTTGCATGCAGCAccccagctttgtgcagggagtcaACACTGGAAGGAAGGCCcttcagaaagaacaatgtgggaccagatcactgaggccgtcactgccagcaattcacctccaggacctggctccagtgcccaatgaAGTTTCATGACTTCAGACCAATGGTTaaggttagtgaatgcatcttcaaaagcagtctcctaccaactgcatcactagcctcacacactgcttaatgcatgaccaccaccccccccccctcgcatgccacacctaccaacaatctctaccaaacacaaggcacatctcacattcctagcttcacctcagccccttggaggagatggtgctggctattcttggcaggggcatggctgagcccttggccagtggcggggctgaaagaatgcAAGATGTCGGTATTGTCATATAttgtcctccttctcacatcccatttctcCCTCCTCCCACAATCTCTTATGATGTACAAGCTGTACAGTGTGTAACAATACAGCTCTtgttttcccgccctcccctcaccacaatcctacctttgtgccttcctcatttcagacaaccaagaaatccagcctactgagccaatggttgaccaagaagacgagaagagagtgaagaagaagaaacactgtcacacgATTTGACACTCCCAACCACTagttcctcaaggtcaaccagcaaggccattagcaatgtcccccactgaaagtcagcagcctaccACCAGCCatgctggggtagcactgcatgacatcactcGAATAGGCAaaggcagtcactaagggaatgcatgagtgattagttgatttcttgatgacatTTTTAATGCATAtgcggataaagttggattggaaagtttacttgtggtggcttttatttcagcattgtggccaaaaggacgctgtgatggtcagtaacagagggaaggtaaggtgtgggacaaatgttgaaaggggaatgggGTTTGTGGTCACTGGTagcacaggtggatgattccatcccagatatcctggccagaaaggagctgtgtgggatgcatccttccttctgtttTTTCCTCTTCCTActgcaagcagcttgtcccctttgctgcctctgcttcatctccatgtgctcCCCAGGACTGTGAATAAGTGATCTTCTCAgaggcaaaatactgcaaatgctggaaatctgaaataaaagcagaaaatgctggaaatactcagcaggtcaggcagcatctcgacctgaactCTGTTTCacgttccacagatgctgcctgaccgactgaatatttccagaattttctgtcttctcagagaccttcctttaacatccaaagtcTTGCAAGCATCCAAAAGCACTCCTTGTACATTTTAACAACTTTTAAaattattgcaccaagccactacttcaataaaatattttaaataaaatatttgggtttttaatttgatactctcctttatttccttggttatccacggctggttatcccttctcttaccgctcttctttttcactggaatatatttttgttgagcactatgaaagagctccttaaaagtcttccactgttcctcaattgtgccactgtttagtctgtgtttccagtctactttagccaactctgccctcatcccactgtagtcccctttgtttaagcatagtatgctcgtttgagacactacttcctcatcctcaatctatattacaaattcaaccatactgtgatcactcattccgagaggatcttttactaggatgtttttgtgactgaaaggatgtttccagtggggttccgcagggctcagtactgggtcccttgctttttgtggtatatatcaaccatatagatttgaatatagggagtttgattaagaagtttgcagacgacactaaaattggctgcgtggttgataatgaagaggaaagtcatgagctgcaggaggatatcaatctactggtcaggtaggcagagcagtggcaaatggaatttaattcagagaagtgtgaggtgctttgggaggactaataaggaaagggtatacacattaaacggtaggccacttaatagtgtagatgaacaaagggaccttggaatgcttgtccacagatccctgaaagtagcaggccaggtggataagccggttaagaagacatatggaatgcttgcctttattggctgaggcatagaatataagagcagggagagtaTGCCTAAATTGTATAATAGtttgtttaggccacagctggaataatgcgtgtagttctggtcaccgtattataggaaggatgtgattgcactagagagggtgcagaggagatttattaggatgctgcctggaatggagactcttagttaagaggacagattggataggctgggtttgttctcattggaacagaggaggttgagaggagacctcattgaggtgtacaaaatactgaagggcctggacatagtggatagtaaggccttatttccattggtggaggggtctgttacgaggaggcatagttttaaggtggttggtggaaggtttagagggaatttatgGGGTGGCTTCTTTATGCAGAAGATTCTGGGGAtctgaactcgctgcctggaagagtggtggatgcagaaaccctcaccgcttttaagagatggttggatgcgcacttaaagtgctgtaacctgcagggttatggacctagagctagtaattgggattagactggatgacgttTTGTTCGACGCCGCCgatataagtactgcagggaatagaattcagccagggtgatctcctggactagtttcgatcacgtggatgggtcggagaggaatctttccagattttttctccctaaattagtctgggtagagtgtagaatgtttcagtataaggggtgtcgcagttgtgtgaggcgggctggttgggctgagtgctctttgcctttcatcATTAGTcatagtttatatgtaacctttagggctgctgaccaagggccatgtggctctttgtcagccagcgtggacacgatgggccgaaatggcaggagaactcagacacgtgtcatgctttcctgtgctatgtgggaagtcagggatgtttcctgatgactacatgtgcgggaagtgtattcggctgcagcacctgaccgaccgcattgcggcactggagctgcgggtggatttactctggagcatttgcgatgctgaggatgtcgtgaatagcacgtttagtgagttgaccacactgcaagtaaagg encodes:
- the LOC139257791 gene encoding cytohesin-interacting protein-like, translating into MTFQSVLQLNGNANYMAANSFPSSYHPYSEISNRSFSDETENKRLQILANTLGTLPRGHRQLALTRSNSLADTSDFQKKMVVLNKQDNETFGFEIQTLGMNQQNANALEMCTYVCKVRDNSPSHFAGLKAGDMLVRINEVDTEGFSHREIVDLIKSSGNLLSLMTINKDSVKRDELETRLQFLKKTLREKWVEYRSLMLQEQRLVHGLLRNNSTTESAESFLCSNIALFGSATRNKERFSSDSSCRSQLSLMTDDSEDGVFHLSEFDDSAIGRHCRRSSMDEECLFHRETAMFTPKTQLSRSRSISVTSSGSGHMSPSWDLHSGCGTVPRKNKRPSVRKRLMKFIPGLNRAVEEDESYF